In Spinacia oleracea cultivar Varoflay chromosome 5, BTI_SOV_V1, whole genome shotgun sequence, a single window of DNA contains:
- the LOC110795639 gene encoding phosphoserine phosphatase, chloroplastic produces MEALMSANIVKVPVCHVKQCNHSLLTSSSPRLIGKLHRSAFGMIKSSKLTNSVAASIQPLEASITERFDNTLPSKEVLDLWRNVDAVCFDVDSTVCVDEGIDEFAEFCGAGKAVAEWTSRAMNGSVTFQEALAARLSLINPTLALLQDYLEKRPPRLSPGMAELVKKLKARNVDVYLVSGGFRQMINPVASILEIPLKNIFANQLLFGDSGEFLGFDENEPTSRSGGKPVAVQRIRKAHGYKTLGMIGDGATDLEARQPGGADFFICYAGAQLRDAVAAKADWLVFNFKDLINSLD; encoded by the exons ATGGAAGCCTTGATGAGTGCGAATATTGTGAAAGTTCCTGTTTGTCATGTAAAGCAATGTAATCACTCTTTACTCACTTCCTCTTCTCCGAGATTAATTGGAAAGCTACATCGGAGTGCATTCGGGATGATAAAGAGCTCAAAATTGACGAATTCAGTTGCTGCTTCAATCCAGCCACTAGAAGCTTCAATCACTGAACGCTTTGACAACACTCTACCATCCAAAG AAGTACTTGACTTATGGAGAAATGTAGATGCTGTTTGTTTTGATGTGGATAGCACTGTGTGCGTAGATGAAGGTATTGATGAATTTGCCGAGTTTTGCGGAGCTGGAAAAGCAGTTGCAGAGTGGACATCAAG AGCAATGAATGGATCTGTTACCTTTCAAGAGGCACTAGCTGCTAGGCTATCCTTAATAAACCCAACCCTTGCCCTACTCCAGGATTACCTAGAAAAGAGGCCTCCAAG ACTTTCTCCTGGCATGGCAGAGCTGGTTAAGAAGCTTAAGGCTAGGAACGTTGATGTTTATCTTGTCTCAGGAGGCTTCCGTCAGATGATTAAT CCTGTTGCATCGATCCTTGAAATTCCACTCAAAAACATCTTTGCCAATCAACTGCTTTTTGGAGACTCAGGAGAGTTTCTGGGGTTCGATGAAAATGAGCCTACTTCAAGGAGTGGAGGGAAACCCGTGGCAGTTCAACGGATACGGAAG GCTCATGGGTACAAAACATTAGGCATGATTGGTGATGGGGCAACGGATCTTGAG GCTCGTCAACCAGGAGGTGCTGATTTTTTCATCTGCTATGCTGGAGCTCAACTTCGAGATGCTGTTGCTGCGAAAGCTGACTGgctagtttttaattttaaagatCTTATTAATTCCCTGGATTAG